In Elephas maximus indicus isolate mEleMax1 chromosome 7, mEleMax1 primary haplotype, whole genome shotgun sequence, the following proteins share a genomic window:
- the LOC126079504 gene encoding LOW QUALITY PROTEIN: olfactory receptor 52J3-like (The sequence of the model RefSeq protein was modified relative to this genomic sequence to represent the inferred CDS: inserted 1 base in 1 codon; substituted 1 base at 1 genomic stop codon) has translation MPHRNTTVFHPSTFFLLGIPGLETAHVWISLPFCFVYIMALIGNAPILIVIWTEKTLWDPMFFFLAILSAIDVALSTSSVPRMLGIFWLDAHEIGFGACVAQMVLIHTFSGMESEVLLAMAFNRYVAICATLHYTTILTVWVLTGIGLGIILSAVVLTLPFSYLIHRLPFCEARILAHTYCEHMGIAKLASADIXINAIYGLFVXFLVFALILVGVSYGYIIQAVFRLKSQDACLKTLSTCGSHALVMFVFYTPALFSFLTHRFGQNIPPYIHILVANICVVIPPALNPVIYGIRTKQIREYVIRVFTNK, from the exons ATGCCTCATCGAAACACAACAGTGTTCCATCCATCcacattttttcttttagggATCCCAGGACTTGAGACTGCCCATGTCTGGATTTCTTTGCCCTTCTGTTTTGTTTACATTATGGCCCTTATTGGCAATGCCCCCATTTTGATAGTCATATGGACTGAGAAAACACTGTGGGATCCAATGTTCTTTTTCCTGGCTATACTGTCAGCCATAGACGTGGCTCTCTCCACATCCTCAGTGCCCCGAATGTTGGGTATCTTCTGGCTTGATGCTCACGAGATTGGCTTTGGAGCTTGTGTGGCCCAGATGGTTCTGATACACACCTTCTCAGGAATGGAGTCTGAAGTCTTATTGGCTATGGCCTTtaaccgctatgtggccatctgtgcAACACTCCACTATACAACCATTCTGACTGTTTGGGTGCTGACAGGAATTGGTCTGGGTATCATATTGAGTGCAGTTGTGCTCACACTACCCTTTAGCTACCTAATCCACCGTTTGCCCTTTTGTGAGGCCCGCATTCTTGCCCATACCTATTGTGAGCACATGGGAATTGCCAAGTTGGCTAGTGCAGACATATGAATCAACGCCATTTATGGGCTCTTTG GCTTCCTTGTCTTTGCTCTCATACTGGTTGGGGTCTCCTATGGCTATATTATCCAGGCTGTATTCCGCCTCAAATCTCAAGATGCCTGTCTCAAAACACTGAGTACTTGTGGCTCCCATGCTCTAGTTATGTTTGTTTTCTATACCCCTGCCCTCTTCTCCTTCCTCACGCACAGGTTTGGCCAAAACATACCCCCTTATATCCACATCCTTGTTGCCAACATCTGTGTTGTCATCCCACCTGCACTCAACCCTGTTATTTATGGGATAAGGACCAAGCAAATCAGAGAGTATGTGATCCGAGTATTTACTAACAAGTAG